DNA from Corynebacterium aurimucosum ATCC 700975:
CCGAGCTCGTCACCCTCCGCGAAGCCTGCCCGCTGCCCGTGCGCTTGGGGCTCATTCTTCCTGAGTATCCAGCTCTGCCGGTGGTGGAGTATGTGCGTGCTGCCGAGCAGGCGGGCTATCAGTGCCTCATCGAAACGGGCTCCGTCGTTTCAGACGACGAAGCCCCGGATACGCAGCTCTCCATAGAGAGCCTTTAACTCTGTGCTTTAGTTTCAGTCCTTAGTTGGCCGGTGCCTGCTGTGCTGGTGCGGTGGCGGAATCGAGTTCGCTCATAGGAACGTCGTGGCCAATGAGAGTGAGCGTGAGCTCGCCAGCCCCAACATCCACGGACTCGAAGGTCAGCTGCTGGCCCGCGAGCTGTTCCTCCATGCCTTCGGCCAAGGCATTCGAAATCGCGGAGGTTGCCTGCTCGGGCAGGTCGAAGCCGAAGAGCGATGCTTCCTTTGCATCGATGGCGAGCTTGCCGTCGCGAGCCTCTGGCTTGAGCGAGAGCGTGGCCAGGCCGCCGGCAAATTCCACCTCGAGGTCATCCTCGGCATCGTTGGCGGTAATCGCGGTGACCACGAGGTTGCCCAAAGCGTCATAGCCAGACTGCTCAGCAATGGCCTTTTGGAAGCTCGCGAGCAGGAACTGATCCGGAACGGTGGTCGAGGCCCGCAGAGTGCCCGCGACCGGCTCCTGGGACAGCGTCATGTCTTCGACATGGATATCAGCGGCCGGCTGGCCGGTGATAGTG
Protein-coding regions in this window:
- a CDS encoding DUF2993 domain-containing protein, whose protein sequence is MASSKSPASTAWKIFIGVLVALLLIILVAELGIRWFLGSQMKSEFTQSAKEQGVETSEEPEVSFGASPMVFGLLNGKISQMDMKTPSTLKIDGTTITGQPAADIHVEDMTLSQEPVAGTLRASTTVPDQFLLASFQKAIAEQSGYDALGNLVVTAITANDAEDDLEVEFAGGLATLSLKPEARDGKLAIDAKEASLFGFDLPEQATSAISNALAEGMEEQLAGQQLTFESVDVGAGELTLTLIGHDVPMSELDSATAPAQQAPAN